From Echinicola soli, a single genomic window includes:
- a CDS encoding DUF4625 domain-containing protein: MTSMKNYSSFLYSIIVATLFLSSCGDDEKPGIDTEYPEIVVTESSFPLQCSVLERGSTVQFRASFKDNVELGGFSLDIHHNFDHHTHSTEVNDCGLDPVKTPVDPMLFIQTYTIPSGLKAYEGTAEIEIPEDIDPGDYHFMIRVTDQEGWQTIQGLSIKIE; encoded by the coding sequence ATGACCAGTATGAAAAACTACAGCAGCTTTCTTTATTCCATCATCGTGGCAACACTATTTCTTAGTTCCTGCGGTGATGATGAAAAGCCGGGTATCGATACCGAATATCCTGAGATCGTCGTGACCGAATCGTCATTCCCTCTCCAGTGCAGTGTGTTGGAAAGGGGGTCTACCGTGCAGTTTAGAGCATCGTTTAAGGATAATGTCGAGCTGGGAGGGTTCAGCTTGGATATCCACCATAATTTTGACCACCATACCCATAGCACAGAAGTGAATGACTGTGGCCTTGATCCTGTAAAGACACCGGTAGATCCCATGTTGTTTATCCAGACCTATACCATTCCTTCTGGCCTAAAAGCGTATGAAGGTACTGCAGAAATTGAAATCCCGGAAGACATCGATCCAGGGGATTATCATTTTATGATCCGCGTGACCGATCAGGAAGGGTGGCAGACCATTCAGGGATTGAGTATTAAGATTGAATAG
- a CDS encoding TonB-dependent receptor, with translation MNLLLLLTAVLVASGDIPRSFQSPDVFPKYSNWEALQGLDTVKAAKRDTVPEYQELEEVVVIDQAEVIKREESNSIALVKQDFIRENRGGSLMKSLERVPGISIIGIGSGASKPLIRGLGFNQVMVVENGIKHEGQQWGADHGLEVDQYAADQVMIIKGPASFKYGSDAIAGVIDIREKLPPFEEGISGSVELGGRSNNAWFGGSASITARKDNWFAEGRFTMADYGDFKVPTDSVFVYDYGVALHDGHVRNSAGKERDFSGRIGYLGEHFRNTLSVSRVHTKSGFFANAHGLEPRRVDVSLHDKSSRDILLPFQEVTHTKVINRASYAAGKQFLQLDLAYQRNDRKEWSQYVNHGYMPAVYPAELPYPSTLERAFDKEVFSLNVKDELFLDKHQLLVGASGEYQRNDIGGWGFLIPAFDQYSIGVFAIEKYQLSALWKLTAALRYDHSLINVEDYQDWFPSVKDASQATPSDYLFRAEDFRREFNSMVWSVGFNFLPGALSIKGNLGTSFRMPIAKELAANGVNYHYFRYERGNADLDPERSLQLDLGAELKKEKWQVSVSPFVNYFSNYIYLNPTAELDILYGAGNQVFNYTQAEVLRYGTELSVVHRLTREWSLEVIGEYVYSEQKSGAKLGYTLPFSPPPSGIFNVTYQPASTGGFSSPYFAVDFRATAKQSNIVPPEKVTKGYRLVHLRAGSSIRILQQHIQADLQVQNLFNTYYLNHTSFYRLISLPEAGRNITLSLKYQF, from the coding sequence ATGAACCTTCTTTTACTCCTTACTGCCGTTTTAGTTGCTTCAGGGGATATCCCCCGAAGCTTCCAGTCACCAGATGTGTTTCCGAAGTACTCCAATTGGGAAGCATTGCAAGGCTTGGATACCGTAAAGGCTGCCAAACGGGATACGGTTCCCGAGTATCAGGAGCTGGAGGAAGTGGTGGTCATCGATCAGGCCGAGGTGATCAAACGGGAAGAATCCAATAGCATTGCGCTGGTCAAGCAGGACTTTATCCGGGAAAACCGCGGAGGAAGTTTGATGAAGTCCCTCGAGCGTGTTCCAGGGATCAGTATCATTGGTATAGGCTCCGGTGCTTCCAAGCCACTGATCCGTGGGCTTGGGTTTAATCAGGTGATGGTGGTCGAAAATGGCATTAAGCATGAAGGTCAGCAATGGGGCGCCGACCATGGGTTGGAAGTGGACCAGTATGCAGCCGACCAAGTAATGATCATCAAAGGGCCGGCATCTTTTAAGTATGGCTCGGATGCCATAGCCGGGGTGATCGATATCCGGGAAAAACTCCCACCCTTCGAGGAAGGAATCAGCGGATCAGTGGAACTGGGCGGGCGGTCCAATAATGCTTGGTTTGGAGGGTCGGCCAGTATTACTGCCCGAAAGGACAACTGGTTTGCAGAAGGCCGTTTTACCATGGCCGATTATGGGGATTTTAAAGTGCCCACCGATTCGGTTTTTGTTTATGATTATGGCGTAGCACTCCACGATGGCCACGTTCGGAATTCGGCGGGAAAGGAGCGGGACTTCTCTGGAAGGATCGGTTATTTGGGAGAACATTTCCGCAATACCTTATCGGTGAGCAGGGTACATACCAAATCAGGGTTTTTCGCAAATGCCCATGGCCTGGAGCCCAGGCGGGTGGATGTCTCCTTACATGACAAATCCAGCCGGGATATTCTGCTGCCTTTTCAGGAGGTGACCCATACCAAAGTAATCAACAGAGCCAGCTATGCGGCAGGAAAGCAGTTCCTCCAGTTGGACCTGGCCTATCAACGAAATGACCGAAAGGAATGGAGCCAATATGTCAATCACGGTTATATGCCTGCGGTTTACCCAGCTGAACTGCCGTATCCATCCACACTGGAACGGGCATTTGACAAAGAGGTGTTTTCGCTCAATGTCAAGGACGAGCTGTTTTTGGACAAGCACCAGCTGTTGGTGGGGGCAAGTGGGGAATACCAGCGCAATGATATTGGTGGATGGGGCTTCTTGATACCTGCATTCGACCAGTATAGTATTGGCGTGTTTGCCATCGAAAAATACCAGCTTAGCGCTCTTTGGAAGCTTACCGCCGCCCTGCGCTATGACCACAGCCTGATTAATGTGGAGGATTACCAAGACTGGTTTCCAAGCGTGAAAGATGCCTCGCAGGCAACACCGTCGGACTATTTGTTTAGGGCCGAGGATTTTCGCAGGGAGTTTAACAGTATGGTATGGTCGGTTGGGTTTAATTTTCTCCCGGGAGCCCTGAGCATAAAAGGCAATTTAGGTACTAGCTTCCGCATGCCCATTGCCAAGGAACTGGCGGCCAATGGGGTGAATTACCATTACTTCCGCTATGAAAGGGGCAACGCGGACCTTGATCCGGAACGTTCCCTACAGTTGGACCTGGGCGCCGAGCTGAAGAAGGAAAAGTGGCAGGTGTCCGTAAGCCCTTTTGTCAATTATTTCTCCAATTATATCTATTTAAATCCAACAGCAGAGCTGGACATCCTTTACGGGGCAGGAAACCAGGTTTTTAACTATACGCAAGCTGAAGTGTTGCGCTATGGTACTGAGCTAAGTGTAGTCCATCGGTTGACCCGGGAATGGAGTCTAGAGGTTATCGGGGAGTATGTGTACAGTGAGCAGAAGTCCGGTGCAAAGCTTGGTTATACGCTGCCCTTTTCTCCTCCTCCTTCCGGTATCTTTAATGTTACTTACCAGCCTGCCAGTACCGGTGGTTTCTCCAGCCCTTATTTTGCGGTGGACTTTCGGGCCACCGCTAAACAGTCCAACATCGTTCCGCCTGAAAAGGTAACCAAGGGATATCGGTTGGTCCATTTACGGGCGGGGTCTTCCATCAGGATACTTCAACAGCATATCCAAGCAGATCTACAGGTCCAGAACCTGTTCAATACCTATTATCTGAACCATACCAGCTTTTACAGGTTGATCAGTTTGCCGGAAGCCGGCAGGAATATCACCCTTTCACTAAAATACCAATTTTAA